In Sphingobacterium thalpophilum, a genomic segment contains:
- a CDS encoding DUF1501 domain-containing protein: MIIKRRQFLKAGSLATASLLLPNFLKAMSLPEALERGHKVLVILQLSGGNDGLNTIVPMRNDIYFRERQTIAVDNALTLTEEAGIHPALPFFKTLYDRGELAVLNNVGYPEPNKSHFRSMDIWHSASRSDEYLESGWIGRYLDQACYDCGHPTQALEVNDMLSLALKGKQKKAFAFKDPKKLYQTSREEYFNTLYQEHKHQHEEETVAYLYQTLGDTINNADYIFEQSKARKTAAAYPDSVLGKDLKTVSSLIKSDINTQVYYLQIGSFDTHINQQQRQESLFHTINDAVEAFVDDLKKNGLFQHVMLMTFSEFGRRVAQNASNGTDHGTANQLFFLSGGLKKQGLLNALPDLTQLNEGDLQYTEDFRKVYATLLKNWLDADSTKILGWKNGIYDFI; encoded by the coding sequence ATGATCATCAAAAGACGCCAATTTCTCAAAGCAGGTTCACTTGCAACAGCATCGCTGCTGCTGCCCAATTTCTTAAAAGCCATGTCCTTGCCTGAAGCACTGGAAAGGGGACATAAGGTGTTGGTCATCTTGCAGCTCAGTGGCGGCAATGATGGGCTAAATACCATTGTTCCGATGCGCAATGATATCTATTTTCGGGAAAGGCAGACGATTGCGGTCGATAATGCACTAACGCTCACAGAAGAAGCAGGTATTCATCCGGCTTTACCTTTTTTCAAGACACTTTATGATCGTGGCGAACTGGCTGTACTCAACAATGTCGGTTATCCCGAGCCCAATAAATCGCATTTCCGCAGCATGGATATATGGCATAGTGCGAGCCGAAGCGACGAATACCTGGAGAGCGGCTGGATAGGCCGCTACCTCGATCAGGCCTGTTACGACTGCGGTCATCCGACGCAAGCTCTGGAAGTGAATGATATGCTGAGCCTTGCCCTCAAAGGAAAACAGAAAAAAGCGTTCGCGTTTAAAGACCCCAAGAAGCTTTATCAGACCAGCCGTGAAGAGTACTTTAATACACTCTATCAGGAACATAAACATCAGCATGAAGAGGAGACAGTAGCCTATCTGTATCAGACCCTGGGTGATACGATCAACAATGCCGACTATATTTTTGAACAGAGTAAAGCCAGGAAGACCGCAGCAGCGTACCCCGATTCGGTGCTTGGAAAGGATCTGAAGACGGTATCGTCGTTGATTAAATCGGATATCAATACACAGGTATACTATCTGCAGATCGGTAGTTTTGATACGCATATCAATCAGCAGCAGCGGCAGGAGAGTCTATTCCACACCATCAACGATGCCGTGGAGGCGTTTGTGGACGACCTCAAGAAAAATGGTCTTTTTCAGCATGTCATGCTGATGACCTTTTCGGAGTTTGGTCGTAGGGTGGCCCAGAATGCCAGCAATGGCACTGATCATGGTACGGCCAACCAGCTTTTCTTTCTATCCGGAGGCCTAAAAAAACAAGGCCTGCTCAATGCTTTGCCTGACCTAACCCAGCTCAATGAAGGGGATCTCCAGTATACGGAAGATTTTCGAAAAGTATACGCAACACTGCTGAAAAACTGGCTTGATGCGGATTCCACCAAAATATTGGGCTGGAAAAATGGGATTTATGATTTTATCTAG
- a CDS encoding DUF1800 domain-containing protein, producing the protein MMSDFKKNIHLANRAGFGMGLQQITVFEQQSTAVLWKQYAQEHEFHPISFNTEQTNVDYTALSKLNAADKKQVQQLNRKRNIEINLNFLNEMVHSEDQLREKMAFFWHGHFASRVINANFSAHILNEIRKNALGNFRDLLFAVSKAPAMLNFLNNQQNKKDHPNENFAREVMELFTMGRGSYTESDVKEAARAFTGWSYDKDGQFLVRKKYHDSGSKTFLGKTGSFDGNAILDIILERPATARFITEKLYRFLVNEQVDQDIVDTLSKDFFDSGYDIRRLLDRVFTAAWFYDSKNVGNKIKSPVELMAGIMRMLPMEIAIPENLIVYQKLLGQMLLYPPNVAGWPSGKAWIDSSTLLLRMQLPQIWTGLRPLDLDAQNDDDLDMGMKQSRAMAKAYKNPKISIDWAGVEAVFADRDPFELLLQQQPSFGKALRDSYAGGSRRRTIIEVMSIPEYQLC; encoded by the coding sequence ATGATGTCCGATTTTAAAAAAAATATACACCTGGCAAATCGCGCCGGATTTGGGATGGGCCTACAGCAGATTACCGTTTTTGAACAGCAGTCTACCGCAGTCCTCTGGAAGCAATATGCCCAGGAACATGAATTTCATCCCATCAGTTTCAATACGGAGCAGACCAACGTCGACTACACGGCGCTTTCCAAGTTGAATGCCGCAGACAAAAAGCAGGTACAACAGCTCAATCGAAAGCGTAATATTGAGATCAACCTTAATTTCCTGAATGAAATGGTGCATAGCGAAGATCAGCTCAGGGAGAAGATGGCCTTTTTTTGGCACGGACATTTTGCTAGCCGGGTTATCAACGCCAATTTTAGCGCCCATATCCTCAACGAAATCAGGAAAAATGCGCTTGGAAATTTCCGGGATCTGCTGTTCGCCGTTTCCAAAGCTCCGGCTATGCTCAATTTCCTCAACAACCAGCAGAATAAAAAAGACCACCCCAATGAAAACTTTGCCCGGGAAGTGATGGAGCTCTTTACGATGGGGCGTGGCAGCTATACGGAATCGGATGTGAAGGAAGCTGCGCGTGCATTTACGGGCTGGTCATACGATAAGGATGGCCAGTTCTTGGTGCGTAAAAAGTATCATGATTCGGGAAGCAAAACATTTTTGGGGAAAACCGGAAGTTTCGACGGCAATGCTATCCTGGATATTATCTTGGAGCGGCCCGCTACGGCCCGTTTTATCACCGAAAAGCTCTACCGTTTTCTGGTCAACGAACAAGTGGATCAGGACATCGTCGACACGCTGAGTAAAGATTTCTTCGATTCAGGATATGATATTAGGCGGTTGCTAGACCGTGTATTTACGGCAGCCTGGTTTTACGACTCCAAAAATGTGGGCAACAAAATAAAGTCACCGGTGGAACTCATGGCTGGTATTATGCGTATGCTGCCCATGGAGATCGCGATTCCTGAAAACCTGATTGTTTATCAAAAGCTGTTGGGACAGATGCTCCTGTATCCGCCGAATGTGGCGGGATGGCCATCGGGAAAAGCCTGGATCGACAGCTCTACCTTATTGCTCCGGATGCAACTACCGCAGATATGGACCGGCCTGCGGCCGCTGGATCTTGACGCGCAGAATGACGACGACCTTGATATGGGGATGAAGCAGTCGCGGGCCATGGCTAAAGCCTATAAAAACCCAAAAATTTCCATTGACTGGGCTGGGGTCGAGGCTGTATTTGCCGATCGGGATCCCTTTGAGCTCCTGCTGCAGCAGCAACCTTCCTTTGGTAAGGCACTGCGCGATAGCTACGCTGGCGGAAGCCGCCGTAGGACTATTATTGAAGTAATGAGTATCCCCGAATATCAACTCTGTTAA
- a CDS encoding LytTR family transcriptional regulator DNA-binding domain-containing protein, with amino-acid sequence MILDDLIKELDNRIFYRANRQYVINVNAIESIWIYGRNQLRIQTKPQSTTPILISKNKVAEFKKWLDR; translated from the coding sequence GTGATTTTGGACGACTTGATAAAAGAGCTGGACAACCGGATCTTTTACAGGGCCAACCGGCAGTATGTTATCAATGTCAATGCCATTGAAAGTATATGGATATACGGTCGCAATCAGCTTCGTATTCAAACAAAACCGCAAAGTACAACGCCTATCCTGATCAGCAAAAACAAAGTGGCGGAATTTAAGAAATGGCTCGACCGATGA
- a CDS encoding mechanosensitive ion channel family protein gives MNNLEVNDVQQHWNNFISSAIAWAPRIITAVISALLIYLIGSWIIRLIKRMIDKAFERRQMDVSLQRFLSNLISWILNILLFIVVVTQLGVQTSAFVAIIGAAGLAIGLALQGSLSNFAGGILILLLKPFRVCDYITSTTNIAGTVTEIDIFNTKLNTPQNQQVVVPNGVLSNSSITNYTKLGTRRTWFDIGVAYDADLKQAKEILLNIVRSNEFAFKEPAPQVVVTELGDSAINLSVRVTTSNENFWTMQEQLIIDCKEALDKSGIEIPFPQRDVHIRNNS, from the coding sequence ATGAACAATTTAGAAGTGAACGATGTCCAGCAACATTGGAATAATTTTATTTCCTCTGCCATTGCCTGGGCGCCCCGTATTATTACTGCCGTAATTTCTGCTTTACTTATTTATCTGATCGGATCCTGGATCATCCGCCTAATAAAACGGATGATAGACAAGGCATTTGAGCGGCGACAAATGGATGTCTCCTTGCAGCGATTTTTAAGCAATCTCATCAGTTGGATTTTAAATATCTTATTATTTATCGTTGTCGTTACACAATTGGGGGTGCAAACCTCGGCATTTGTGGCCATTATCGGTGCAGCAGGTCTGGCCATAGGTCTGGCCCTGCAGGGATCCTTGTCCAATTTTGCCGGCGGTATACTGATTTTACTCCTCAAGCCTTTCCGCGTGTGCGATTACATAACTTCCACTACAAATATCGCGGGTACGGTGACAGAAATTGATATCTTCAATACCAAGTTAAATACACCACAAAATCAACAGGTGGTTGTTCCAAATGGGGTGTTGTCAAATAGTAGCATCACCAATTATACAAAACTTGGAACACGTCGCACATGGTTTGACATTGGCGTTGCCTACGATGCTGATCTGAAACAGGCAAAAGAAATACTCCTCAATATCGTTAGAAGCAATGAATTTGCCTTTAAAGAGCCTGCGCCGCAGGTGGTGGTGACAGAACTTGGCGACAGTGCAATCAATCTTTCTGTGCGCGTCACGACTTCCAACGAAAACTTTTGGACCATGCAGGAACAGCTGATCATTGACTGTAAGGAAGCTTTGGATAAGTCCGGGATTGAAATTCCATTTCCGCAGCGCGATGTACATATCCGAAATAATTCCTAA
- a CDS encoding DinB family protein, translating into MESLFRAWKTSRMAYLKFFENYSLEQLNRIPDGFSNNLIWNIGHIIATQHKLIYIGSEVEGHIPEKIFNSYQSGTKPSAAVSQQEADLLKRLLLEQIEPTIRDFNNKKFVTYRQRTTGTGFHLTSITDAFEWNNFHEGLHLGYMMSIRKFIATKIPR; encoded by the coding sequence ATGGAATCACTTTTTCGCGCATGGAAAACGAGCCGAATGGCTTACCTCAAATTCTTTGAAAACTATTCTTTGGAACAGCTCAATCGCATTCCTGATGGCTTCAGCAACAACCTGATCTGGAATATCGGGCACATCATTGCCACACAGCATAAATTAATCTATATCGGATCTGAGGTAGAAGGACATATCCCTGAGAAAATCTTCAACAGCTACCAATCCGGAACAAAGCCTTCAGCAGCGGTATCGCAGCAGGAAGCTGATCTGCTGAAAAGATTGCTCCTCGAACAGATTGAACCGACCATCCGTGATTTTAACAACAAAAAGTTTGTGACCTATCGGCAACGCACTACGGGTACGGGCTTCCATCTCACTTCAATAACGGATGCCTTCGAATGGAACAACTTTCATGAAGGCCTGCATTTGGGTTATATGATGAGTATAAGGAAGTTTATTGCTACAAAAATTCCAAGATGA
- a CDS encoding TonB-dependent receptor plug domain-containing protein, translating to MKNSVWKYAVAIFLSHGLLLPAFSQQSEPLINATLKGIVLDSITNRPIEGVTIKLEGVTHQVKTDASGRFQFVTGQRLPLTFSTSFLGYKGRKITAREAQIQILLQPSVSDLDEVVVVGYGVQKRRNLTGAVAKIDAAEVNKIPVASFDAQLQGKLSGVQVSTNSGVPGESIFLRVRGTTSINSSSDPLYIIDGVFLNNTSLQNIGLGGRTSSPLTDINPADIESIEVLKDASATAIYGSRGANGVIIITTKKGSYGSRTKIDLNLQGGWAEANKSLLPKLATGPETATLANEWWINSGLDNPALKQTFANRPYRPVSEGGKGNPEDQPTYDRLGFLLRHGKLQDYNIGIQGGGDKSRFYIGAGYTGQEAFIKVIELISSLILTISSAAV from the coding sequence ATGAAAAATAGCGTATGGAAGTACGCCGTGGCGATTTTTTTGTCACATGGTTTGCTATTGCCTGCATTTTCGCAGCAATCTGAGCCACTTATTAACGCGACCTTAAAAGGTATTGTATTGGATTCGATTACCAATCGACCTATTGAAGGCGTTACCATAAAGCTCGAAGGTGTTACCCATCAAGTAAAGACCGATGCGTCGGGAAGATTTCAGTTTGTCACGGGGCAACGACTTCCGTTGACATTCTCAACTTCATTTTTGGGATACAAAGGCCGAAAGATAACCGCACGGGAGGCGCAGATTCAGATCTTGCTTCAACCGAGCGTTTCTGATCTGGATGAAGTGGTCGTCGTAGGCTACGGTGTACAAAAGCGAAGAAATCTAACGGGAGCAGTTGCCAAGATCGACGCTGCCGAAGTCAACAAAATTCCCGTAGCAAGTTTTGATGCCCAGTTGCAGGGCAAGCTATCCGGGGTACAGGTTTCCACCAACTCGGGTGTCCCCGGCGAAAGTATCTTCCTGCGGGTTCGCGGAACGACATCGATCAACTCCAGTAGCGATCCCTTATATATTATTGATGGGGTATTCTTAAACAATACCTCGCTTCAGAATATCGGGCTCGGTGGACGGACCAGTTCACCGCTCACAGATATCAACCCGGCAGATATCGAGTCGATTGAAGTGTTGAAGGATGCTTCGGCAACGGCAATCTATGGCTCCCGGGGTGCCAATGGTGTAATTATCATTACCACCAAAAAGGGGAGCTATGGTAGCCGGACCAAAATTGACCTCAACCTGCAGGGGGGCTGGGCTGAAGCCAATAAATCTTTGTTGCCCAAACTGGCTACAGGTCCCGAAACGGCAACCCTCGCCAACGAGTGGTGGATAAACTCCGGACTGGACAATCCGGCATTGAAACAGACTTTCGCCAACAGGCCTTACCGTCCTGTCTCGGAAGGCGGGAAAGGAAATCCCGAAGATCAGCCTACTTACGATCGCCTTGGTTTCCTCTTGCGCCACGGGAAGCTGCAGGATTATAACATCGGCATCCAAGGGGGCGGAGACAAATCGCGTTTTTATATTGGTGCGGGCTACACGGGCCAGGAAGCTTTTATCAAGGTGATCGAACTAATCTCAAGTTTAATTTTGACCATCAGCTCAGCAGCCGTGTGA
- a CDS encoding PAS domain S-box protein: MKKNASGINNSKQRIENKNNDLDLYLKALNSAYSGIIITDNLQYDNPIIYCNKAFYTISGYAHDEIIGHNCRFLQAQDRSQADRKIIKEAIERGEECKIEIRNYRKDGTLFWNELFISPVKNEEGQVTHFIGVQNDISDRKKAEHDLREEKSHVELKIQQRTKELQDKESFLSSIIETVRESLLVLDANYIVLSANRHFLNSFKVTTEETVGKLLFDLGNQQWDISSLKEMLTQILPTNNPVIDYEVDHIFPHIGRKVMLLNAYRVEFEGQYKDRILIAIEDITEKKEQDRRKDDFLSIASHELKTPLTTIKGLFQILQRLSAENTDPKYVSTLDKITAYIDRLNLLISKLLDTSKIQSGNLELHMDPFEIDKTIQDAVESMRLAAPDSDILLIGNTGSIVEGDELQIIQVQNNLLSNAIKYSPESKKVEVSITG; this comes from the coding sequence ATGAAAAAAAATGCTTCCGGCATCAACAATTCAAAGCAACGTATTGAAAACAAGAACAATGATTTAGATCTTTATCTAAAAGCATTGAATTCTGCCTATTCGGGTATTATAATTACAGACAATCTGCAGTATGATAATCCCATCATTTATTGCAATAAAGCTTTCTATACCATCAGTGGTTATGCCCACGATGAAATTATTGGCCACAACTGCCGATTTTTACAGGCTCAGGACCGTTCGCAAGCCGATCGTAAGATTATCAAAGAAGCAATTGAACGCGGCGAAGAATGTAAGATTGAAATTCGAAATTATCGTAAGGATGGAACGCTTTTCTGGAACGAACTTTTTATTTCACCAGTGAAGAATGAAGAAGGTCAGGTAACTCATTTTATTGGTGTTCAAAATGATATCAGTGATCGAAAAAAAGCGGAGCATGATCTTCGGGAAGAGAAGTCCCATGTGGAGCTCAAAATACAGCAAAGAACCAAAGAACTTCAAGATAAAGAAAGCTTTCTGTCCAGTATTATTGAAACAGTACGAGAAAGTCTCTTGGTACTCGATGCCAATTACATCGTCCTGAGCGCCAATAGACATTTTTTAAACTCGTTTAAAGTCACCACAGAAGAAACGGTAGGAAAACTATTATTTGACCTTGGTAATCAGCAGTGGGATATTTCTTCGTTAAAAGAGATGCTCACTCAGATATTGCCCACCAATAACCCGGTTATCGATTATGAGGTAGACCATATCTTTCCTCATATTGGTCGAAAAGTCATGCTGCTAAACGCTTATCGTGTTGAATTCGAGGGCCAGTACAAAGACCGGATCCTGATTGCCATCGAAGATATCACAGAAAAGAAAGAGCAGGATCGGCGTAAAGATGATTTCCTGTCGATTGCGAGCCACGAACTTAAGACACCGCTCACAACAATTAAAGGTCTCTTCCAGATCTTGCAGCGATTGAGTGCTGAAAACACCGATCCAAAGTATGTCTCAACTTTAGATAAAATCACAGCTTATATCGATCGCTTGAATCTGTTGATTTCAAAACTCTTAGATACGTCTAAGATTCAATCTGGCAATCTTGAATTGCACATGGACCCTTTTGAGATCGATAAGACCATTCAAGATGCCGTTGAAAGCATGCGATTGGCGGCACCTGATTCTGACATCCTCCTTATAGGAAATACAGGTAGTATCGTCGAGGGCGACGAGCTTCAGATTATCCAAGTGCAGAACAATCTGCTATCGAATGCAATTAAATATTCACCCGAGTCGAAAAAAGTTGAAGTTAGTATCACAGGGTAG
- a CDS encoding response regulator, with the protein MQPKKIMICDDDRGILEMLELFLELEGYNVICEINSTHLTKQLISHKPDLLLLDLWMPIISGDQLIKIIRSTPEIKETPIIVLSASVDGPEIAGSLGANAFIAKPFDLTDITDKINSILKN; encoded by the coding sequence ATGCAGCCTAAAAAGATAATGATCTGTGATGACGACCGAGGAATACTCGAGATGCTGGAGCTATTTTTAGAACTAGAAGGATATAATGTCATATGTGAAATAAATAGCACACACCTGACAAAGCAATTAATTTCGCATAAGCCGGACCTCTTGCTGCTAGACCTCTGGATGCCCATAATTTCTGGTGACCAGCTGATTAAAATTATCCGCAGTACACCCGAAATTAAAGAAACACCTATCATTGTGCTATCGGCAAGCGTCGATGGACCTGAAATCGCCGGGAGCTTAGGCGCAAATGCCTTTATCGCCAAACCCTTTGATTTAACCGATATCACGGATAAAATTAATAGCATACTGAAAAACTAG
- a CDS encoding ATP-binding protein, which yields MGINYQDRLKIFERFFRVSHIQKKFPGLGIGLYVSHEIILHHKGTLWVESEPGEGSTFNFTLPIVINK from the coding sequence ATGGGCATAAACTATCAGGATAGACTAAAAATTTTCGAACGATTTTTTCGCGTCAGCCATATACAGAAAAAGTTTCCGGGTTTAGGCATCGGGCTCTATGTTTCGCATGAGATTATCTTACACCACAAAGGAACACTTTGGGTCGAAAGCGAGCCAGGAGAAGGATCCACATTTAATTTCACATTACCCATTGTAATCAACAAATAA
- a CDS encoding response regulator, whose amino-acid sequence MKKKIVVCDDDATILHVLELALKNEFREVYLVSKSRELIASVEEIDPDIILLDIEMPWLSGGDILRELRSSEKHQNIPVIMMSASSRGKQLASACGADAFLAKPFELDDILLLVDKLGQA is encoded by the coding sequence ATGAAAAAGAAAATTGTTGTTTGTGATGATGATGCCACCATCCTTCACGTTTTGGAGCTGGCTCTAAAGAATGAATTTAGAGAGGTTTATTTAGTGTCAAAAAGCAGAGAACTAATTGCTTCTGTCGAAGAAATTGACCCTGATATTATACTATTGGATATTGAAATGCCATGGTTGTCAGGTGGCGATATCCTTCGTGAACTCCGGAGTTCAGAAAAACATCAAAATATTCCGGTGATCATGATGTCTGCGAGTTCGCGTGGGAAGCAGCTTGCTTCTGCATGTGGAGCCGACGCTTTTTTGGCCAAACCATTTGAACTGGACGATATATTACTTCTCGTGGATAAATTGGGCCAAGCGTAA